A region of the Bacteroidota bacterium genome:
ACGGGAGAAAGGTTATCTTGTTGCTGTGGTTGACCATACGAACAAAGGGGTGGATGCCCGTTATTGGATTGATGACTTCCTGAAAGTGAAACAGCGCGAAGATGAGTATTTTCAGACTCAAAATGTTATGTCAATGTGTAAAAACTTCGTAACCAAGGAACTTCCCCAGCAGTTTGAGGTCTCAAAGGCCGATCAAATCGATCTTCTGAATAAATCGGTGAATTTTTTCAAGGAAAAAGAAAACTTCGATATGGAGGAATTTACCAATGAAGTGATCAGTCAGCCTGAAGTAATTGAGCATTTCAACAATTATAAAAAGGAATACCAGGTCGATTGCGATACGGCTATTGCCGATAATTTTGCCATTTCTGAAACTGCAGTAAAAAAGCAGGCGAGGGTGTTTAAGAACATCATCAAACTGGATAAAAATTTCCATATTTATATTCATGGTGACCGCAATCTGATTGAACAAGGCGAGGACGATGACGGCCGGAAATTTTATAAACTTTTTTATGAAAAGGAATGTTAATCAATAAGATATTTATCCGTTTTAATAATTTTTATTTCCGGATTATATCTGAATTGAAAAATATAAAAATTGGACCTGATCGATCTTCCTGGCCTAAATAAGTTGGTTTTTATGTTGTTATATTAAAACAAGACACCTATTCTGAAACCTGAAGTAACGGCAGCAGGGAAGTCCCTGGCAATGATGGAATATCCATATTGCCAATACTCATAGGGTTTATGTGTACTATAGCCATATCCAAGTCCAAAATAAAGATCTACAGCAAGGATGTTGTTAAAAACCCATTGGTTGCCAACAACAAACAGCATGGCAGTTGAAAATATATCCGTGGAATTTTTTTCATAAACAGAAACCGCAGCTTCTGGCCTAAAGTACATTCCTTTTAATATATGGGCGTATCTTAATCCCTTCAGGTAAAAATCAGGGCTTTTAATAAACTTATATCCTAATCTGAAAGAAGAACCGCCAAGCTTGTCCCCGTAATGTTTTCCCAATCCAATGATTCCAAGGGATAATTCCATACTTGCTCCCGGCTTCAGGCTTCGTTCATAAGTAAAGTCACTGTATTGAAATAAGGGGGACAAGAGCTTGAATTTCAGGCAATTTTTTTTCTGATCTGCATAATTTTCCTGGTTGTACATGGGATTTTGAAAATTCATGACCACTCCCGAAGACAAGATCACTTTGGTTACCTCCGTTTTATCTATACCTTTAAGAATATCATTTTCAGGAGTTTGGTATTTTATCTCATCGGAAGATATTTCCTTGATTTTGCAGGCAATTCGCTCATTATTTCTTTTAACGATAGTATCCTGTTGTGAATACAGATTATAAAGACTAAAAGAAATAAGAATCAACATAACGATCAATTTCTTCATAGTATTTATATTGATAGGTTTATAAAGGAAACCGTAAATGCGTCAAGCAAGATTTTGGAATTTACTTAACGTTTGATGAGTCAGAATCCTGTTTTACAGGATATAGTTGATATCCAAATGACCGGATATCCTTTCCGGACCTTTTAAGGCAACGCTGTTTATTCTGCATGGCAACTTCAACAACAATCAGAATTTCAGTATTTTATTTTATGATCTTTATATAAAGGTACGAAAAAATCTCTAGATAATAACAAAGTTGGAACTTTAAGTTACATCCAGGGGATTAGGCTTAGAATTAAAACCGGAGTAAATCTGAAGGTTGTTTATCAGGCAGGGCAATTTTTTGGCTTGGAGTAGGCGGGCCAGGCCCGCCTGTTAAATTTTAACATGGAGTATTTACATTCCCAAGTGTTTGAAAACCGAATAAACCAGTAAAACAGGCCAGATAATTGCTTTTAATAAGCCTAAAACCCCTATCCAAAAAGTGGCAGCATGGGATATAAAATAAATTGCTGCTCCAATAAATCCCATTCCGTAGACTGCTCCTGATGTAGTATGACATTTGAAATCTTTTTCCATATTTTTCCCTCCTCAAGAATAAGTTTAAAAATTATTGAAAGTTTAAATTTAAAGATTTTTTCAATTGGAACCCTTTGTTTTTTGGTTTAAATAGAATTAGAAAATCATTCTGATCAAAAAAAATCCTGTAAAAAAGTTATAGATCAGAAAAAAATTGTAAATTTATTTATACATGAAATTTTCATGTTAAGTTCTGATTAAAAGTTAAATGATACACCCCCGGGCAAAGGGGTAGATAAAAGAAAAAAAACTATGCTTTTTAATTCATTGAATTTTATAGCTTTTTTCCTTGTAGTTACTACATCCTATTTTTTATTGCCTCACCGGTATCGTTGGTTTTTGCTTTTAATGAGTAGTTGCTACTTTTATATGGTTTTTGTCCCGGTTTACATTCTGATCCTGGGATTTACCATTGTGGTTGATTATTTTGCAGGCCGTCTTTTAGAATCTTCAAAGGACAAAAAGCGGAAATGGTTTCTGATTGCCAGTCTGGTAGCCAATATCGGAGTTCTGGCTTTCTTTAAATATTATAATTTCCTTAATGAAAACCTCACCCTGCTGTTAAAAAATTTCAATATAGGAAATCCTATTCCGTACCTGTCCATTCTCCTGCCCATAGGTTTGTCCTTCCATACCTTTCAGGCGATGAGTTATACCATTGAGGTTTATCGAGGGCATCAGAAAGCAGAGC
Encoded here:
- a CDS encoding nucleoid-associated protein, whose protein sequence is MLIYEQATLVSIALHYVGCKIQEEDIRLSKKELKVSEEINNLLVNYFLPAFKSEEYFHLYHDTDLKLNEVYSYVSEIFDHPDQLFDQSVNLAKHLYEQSLHPKIKGGDFYTVYFKDCIVDGETVDAVGLFKSENKDVFLKVYPSESGFELASEEGVNIKKLDKGCLIFNSEREKGYLVAVVDHTNKGVDARYWIDDFLKVKQREDEYFQTQNVMSMCKNFVTKELPQQFEVSKADQIDLLNKSVNFFKEKENFDMEEFTNEVISQPEVIEHFNNYKKEYQVDCDTAIADNFAISETAVKKQARVFKNIIKLDKNFHIYIHGDRNLIEQGEDDDGRKFYKLFYEKEC